In Pseudomonas nunensis, a single window of DNA contains:
- the dtd gene encoding D-aminoacyl-tRNA deacylase codes for MKGLLQRVRGARVEVAGEVVGAVDQGLLVLVAVEPEDTRASADKLLHKLLNYRVFSDTEGKMNLSLADVGGGLLLVSQFTLAADTKSGLRPSFSTAAPPALGEELFDYLLGRAKEVHGTVASGRFGADMQVHLVNDGPVTFLLQT; via the coding sequence ATGAAGGGCCTGCTGCAACGCGTGCGTGGCGCGCGAGTCGAGGTAGCGGGGGAGGTGGTTGGCGCGGTGGACCAGGGTTTGCTGGTTCTGGTGGCGGTCGAGCCCGAGGACACTCGGGCCAGCGCCGACAAACTTCTGCATAAACTGCTTAACTATCGTGTATTCAGTGATACAGAAGGCAAGATGAATCTGTCCCTGGCGGATGTCGGTGGTGGCCTGCTGTTGGTCTCGCAGTTCACCCTGGCGGCGGACACCAAGAGCGGGTTGCGCCCGAGTTTTTCGACGGCGGCGCCTCCGGCCCTCGGTGAAGAACTTTTCGACTATCTATTAGGCAGAGCGAAAGAGGTGCATGGCACTGTGGCATCAGGTAGATTCGGCGCGGATATGCAGGTGCACCTGGTCAATGATGGCCCGGTAACCTTCCTGTTACAGACCTGA
- the pip gene encoding prolyl aminopeptidase — MQTLYPQIKPYARHDLAVDKTHTLYVDESGSPEGLPVVFIHGGPGAGCDAQSRRYFDPNLYRIVTFDQRGCGRSTPHANLENNTTWDLVADLERIRKHLNIEKWVLFGGSWGSTLALAYAQTHPERVHGLILRGIFLCRPQEIEWFYQAGASRLFPDYWQDYIAPIPLDERGDLLTAFHKRLTGNDQIAQMHAAKAWSTWEGRTATLRPNPLVVDRFSEPQRALSIARIECHYFTNNAFLEPNQLIRDMGKIAHLPGVIVHGRYDVICPLDNAWELHQAWPNSELQVIRDAGHAASEPGITDALVRAAGQMARRLLDLPPEEA, encoded by the coding sequence ATGCAGACTTTGTACCCGCAGATCAAACCCTACGCCCGGCACGATCTGGCCGTCGATAAAACCCACACGCTGTATGTCGACGAAAGCGGTTCACCGGAAGGTTTGCCGGTGGTGTTCATCCACGGCGGCCCCGGCGCCGGGTGTGATGCACAGAGCCGTCGGTACTTCGATCCCAACCTGTATCGCATTGTCACCTTCGACCAGCGCGGTTGCGGTCGCTCCACGCCCCACGCCAATCTTGAAAACAACACCACCTGGGATCTGGTCGCCGACCTTGAGCGGATCCGCAAACACCTGAACATCGAAAAATGGGTGCTGTTTGGCGGCTCCTGGGGTTCGACCCTGGCCTTGGCCTACGCGCAAACCCACCCGGAGCGTGTGCACGGTCTGATCCTGCGCGGGATTTTTCTTTGCCGTCCGCAGGAAATCGAGTGGTTCTATCAGGCCGGCGCCAGTCGTCTGTTTCCCGACTACTGGCAGGACTACATCGCGCCGATCCCGCTGGACGAGCGCGGCGACTTGCTCACGGCTTTCCACAAGCGCCTGACCGGCAACGATCAGATCGCTCAGATGCACGCGGCCAAGGCCTGGTCCACTTGGGAAGGCCGGACCGCGACCCTGCGCCCGAATCCGCTGGTGGTCGATCGTTTCTCCGAGCCGCAGCGCGCGCTGTCGATCGCCCGGATCGAATGTCACTACTTCACCAACAATGCGTTCCTTGAACCGAACCAGCTGATTCGCGACATGGGCAAGATCGCCCATTTGCCCGGCGTGATCGTGCATGGCCGTTACGACGTGATCTGCCCGTTGGACAATGCCTGGGAATTGCATCAAGCCTGGCCGAACAGCGAGCTGCAGGTGATCCGCGATGCCGGCCACGCGGCGTCCGAACCGGGTATCACCGATGCCTTGGTGCGTGCCGCTGGTCAGATGGCCCGGCGCTTGCTTGATCTGCCGCCTGAAGAAGCATGA
- a CDS encoding alpha/beta hydrolase, whose translation MSTYPLSDQMSAFVEKTLGFNSTDSSLIGLRQAYSTMCRAFTPPRPAGLEVTDFTLAGVAVRSYRPPVTPPTSGWPCILYLHGGGWVVGDLDSHDFICAELASELGTMVVAVDYRLAPEHPFPAGFEDCLKVWRALRSGPFWFDPERMLVAGDSAGGNLAAALCLALRDTGEPMPCAQVLIYPGLGGDHHSPSRSECADAPLLSSSDVDCYHALYLRGAGQSSAYAMPLLADDFISLPPALIAVAQFDPLRDDGVRYAEQLNAAGVSAKLYYGEGLVHGCLRGRRQVAEVDRLYENLLGFLADRL comes from the coding sequence ATGTCCACTTACCCCCTCTCTGACCAAATGTCGGCCTTCGTCGAGAAAACCCTCGGCTTCAACAGCACCGACAGCAGCCTCATCGGGTTGCGCCAGGCTTACAGCACGATGTGCCGGGCGTTTACCCCGCCGCGTCCTGCTGGGCTGGAGGTCACCGACTTCACGCTGGCGGGTGTGGCGGTTCGCTCCTATCGACCGCCGGTGACGCCACCGACCAGCGGCTGGCCGTGCATTTTGTATCTGCACGGTGGCGGCTGGGTGGTCGGGGATCTGGACTCCCATGACTTCATCTGCGCGGAACTGGCTTCGGAACTGGGGACGATGGTGGTGGCCGTGGATTATCGGCTGGCGCCCGAGCATCCATTCCCGGCAGGTTTTGAAGATTGCCTGAAAGTCTGGCGCGCCTTGCGCTCGGGACCGTTCTGGTTTGATCCGGAGCGGATGCTGGTCGCCGGGGACAGCGCCGGCGGCAACCTGGCCGCCGCGTTATGCCTGGCCTTGCGCGATACGGGCGAGCCGATGCCCTGCGCTCAAGTGCTGATTTATCCGGGGCTGGGCGGCGATCACCACTCACCGTCGCGCAGCGAATGCGCCGACGCGCCGTTACTCAGCAGCAGCGATGTGGATTGTTATCACGCGCTCTATTTGCGTGGTGCCGGACAATCGAGCGCCTATGCCATGCCATTGCTCGCCGACGATTTCATCAGTTTGCCCCCCGCACTGATCGCCGTGGCGCAATTCGACCCGTTGCGCGACGACGGTGTGCGCTATGCCGAGCAACTCAACGCCGCTGGCGTGAGCGCGAAGTTGTACTACGGCGAAGGGCTGGTTCACGGCTGTTTACGCGGCCGCAGGCAGGTCGCGGAGGTCGACCGGCTCTATGAAAACCTGCTCGGGTTTCTGGCTGACAGACTCTGA
- a CDS encoding choline ABC transporter substrate-binding protein — MTSTKGLFTRCLSILCGSALLSTSVLASEDPSCKAVRMGVVNWTDVIATSGMADVLLNGLGYESKQTSAVQQIIFAGIRDKRLDIFLGYWKPAMDKNIAPFVAANQVKVMDKPSLADAQATLAVPDYVAAAGLKTFADITKFKDQLGGKIYGIEPGSGANTTIKTMIETNHFGLKDFKLIESGEAGMLAAVQRAVNRKEFVVFVGWTPHPMNINMKIAYLTGSEDVYGPNEGAATVSTVTAPDYAERCPNVNRLLQNLTFTASQESQLMVPIMERKTPQDVAKAWLRDHPQDLQRWLAGVSSFDGKDGVATVQASLKN; from the coding sequence ATGACAAGCACCAAAGGTTTGTTCACCCGCTGTCTCTCCATCCTCTGCGGCTCCGCTCTTTTGAGCACCAGCGTCCTGGCCAGTGAAGACCCTTCCTGCAAAGCCGTGCGCATGGGCGTGGTCAACTGGACCGACGTGATCGCCACCAGCGGCATGGCCGATGTGTTGCTCAATGGCCTGGGCTACGAAAGCAAACAAACCAGCGCCGTGCAGCAGATCATCTTCGCCGGCATCCGCGACAAGCGCCTCGATATTTTCCTCGGTTACTGGAAACCGGCGATGGACAAGAACATCGCCCCGTTCGTCGCCGCCAATCAAGTCAAGGTCATGGACAAACCGAGCCTGGCCGACGCCCAGGCCACCCTCGCCGTACCTGACTACGTGGCTGCGGCCGGGCTGAAAACCTTCGCCGATATCACCAAGTTCAAGGATCAGCTCGGCGGCAAGATCTATGGCATCGAGCCGGGCAGCGGCGCCAACACCACCATCAAGACCATGATCGAGACCAACCACTTCGGCCTGAAGGATTTCAAACTGATCGAGTCCGGTGAGGCCGGCATGCTCGCCGCCGTGCAACGGGCGGTGAATCGCAAGGAGTTCGTAGTGTTCGTCGGCTGGACCCCGCACCCGATGAACATCAACATGAAAATCGCCTACCTGACCGGCAGTGAAGATGTGTACGGCCCGAACGAAGGTGCCGCGACTGTCTCCACGGTGACCGCCCCGGACTACGCCGAACGCTGCCCGAACGTGAATCGCCTGCTGCAAAACCTGACGTTTACCGCGTCCCAGGAAAGCCAGTTGATGGTGCCGATCATGGAGCGCAAAACGCCTCAGGACGTTGCCAAGGCCTGGCTGCGTGATCATCCGCAAGACCTTCAGCGCTGGTTGGCCGGTGTCAGCAGTTTTGATGGCAAGGATGGCGTGGCGACCGTGCAGGCCAGCCTGAAAAACTGA